The Mycobacterium sp. 3519A genome contains a region encoding:
- a CDS encoding glutamyl-tRNA amidotransferase, with translation MSHATLWRAKLRDELLAARKNRDATRVSALRCALSAIDNAEAVPALPDRLSRGAIANAVAGLGAAEAARRELSDAEIRELLHGEIDERLAAARSVAATHPERATTLHAEAAVLAGFLGDV, from the coding sequence ATGTCGCACGCAACTCTCTGGCGAGCCAAGCTGCGCGACGAGCTGCTTGCCGCACGAAAGAACCGGGACGCCACCCGCGTTTCGGCGTTGCGCTGCGCACTGAGTGCGATCGACAACGCCGAAGCCGTACCCGCCCTGCCGGACAGACTGTCCCGCGGCGCGATAGCCAACGCCGTCGCCGGACTGGGCGCCGCGGAGGCCGCGCGTCGCGAGCTGTCCGACGCCGAGATCCGCGAACTGCTGCACGGCGAGATCGACGAGCGCCTCGCTGCTGCCCGCTCCGTCGCTGCGACACACCCCGAACGCGCAACCACGCTGCACGCCGAGGCGGCCGTGCTGGCCGGGTTCCTGGGAGATGTCTGA
- a CDS encoding molybdopterin-dependent oxidoreductase, with the protein MSEPAADKRMMAGIAAAAVALGVTQLIAVAFGPQADARTAVGSAIIDLTPGPVKEWTIQTFGTADKLFLSVLILGVIALIAAVTARWETRRVPVGSIAIVVAGILGCAAVLSRAGATPADIVPTVIGTVCGVAVLRLLVSGRFADASESGDSRDSDAPDRGRRLSLVTMGFLGAGALSGVAGVVLTRMLSSVSGDRNSFALPRVDVAAPPVPPTVQPKGVALPSFVTSNADFYRIDTALTVPQLARSEWQLKIHGMVDREITFHFEDLDRFDAVEKLVTLTCVSNPVGGDLISNAAWTGYRVRDLLAEAGVHPDADMVLSTSIDGFTAGTPVEALTDTRDALLAVAMNGQPLPTEHGYPARLVVPGLYGYVSATKWVVDLELTRFDEAEAFWTQHGWSAKGPIKTESRIDVPRSGQDVAKGPVTFGGIAWAQHRGVRAVEVRIDGPTTQGAWQPADLGASYSNDTWRLWSFNWQATESGLHTITVRATDNTGAVQTPDIADPVPDGATGWHSVQFAVR; encoded by the coding sequence ATGTCCGAACCTGCGGCCGACAAGCGGATGATGGCCGGCATCGCGGCCGCTGCCGTCGCCCTCGGTGTCACCCAATTGATCGCGGTGGCGTTCGGCCCGCAGGCCGACGCGCGCACCGCGGTCGGGTCGGCGATCATCGACCTGACGCCGGGTCCGGTCAAAGAGTGGACGATTCAGACCTTCGGCACCGCGGACAAGCTCTTCCTGTCGGTCCTCATCCTCGGGGTCATCGCGCTCATCGCGGCGGTGACCGCGCGGTGGGAGACGCGACGCGTCCCGGTGGGCAGCATCGCCATCGTCGTCGCGGGCATCCTCGGGTGCGCGGCGGTGCTTTCGCGTGCGGGCGCGACGCCGGCAGACATCGTGCCCACTGTGATCGGCACGGTGTGCGGTGTCGCGGTGCTGCGGCTGCTCGTCTCCGGGCGGTTCGCCGACGCATCGGAGTCCGGTGACTCCCGCGACTCTGACGCCCCCGACCGCGGTCGCCGATTGTCGTTGGTGACGATGGGATTTCTCGGCGCCGGAGCGCTCAGCGGCGTCGCAGGCGTGGTGCTGACGCGGATGCTGTCGTCGGTGTCGGGTGATCGCAACTCCTTCGCACTGCCGCGCGTCGACGTGGCCGCCCCGCCGGTGCCGCCGACAGTGCAGCCCAAAGGTGTTGCGCTGCCGTCGTTTGTCACCAGCAACGCCGATTTCTACCGGATCGACACCGCGTTGACGGTGCCGCAGCTGGCTCGCTCCGAGTGGCAACTGAAGATTCACGGCATGGTGGACCGCGAGATCACCTTCCACTTCGAGGACCTCGACCGGTTCGACGCCGTCGAGAAGCTGGTGACCCTGACATGTGTGTCGAATCCCGTTGGCGGCGACCTCATTTCGAACGCCGCGTGGACGGGATACCGGGTGCGTGACCTGCTGGCTGAGGCCGGTGTGCATCCGGACGCCGACATGGTGCTGTCGACGTCGATCGACGGGTTCACCGCAGGCACACCTGTCGAGGCGCTCACCGACACGCGTGACGCGCTGCTGGCGGTCGCGATGAACGGTCAGCCGCTGCCCACCGAGCACGGCTATCCGGCCCGACTCGTGGTGCCCGGCCTGTACGGCTATGTGTCGGCAACCAAGTGGGTGGTCGACTTGGAGCTGACGCGGTTCGACGAGGCCGAGGCGTTCTGGACGCAGCACGGCTGGTCGGCGAAGGGGCCCATCAAGACGGAGTCCCGCATCGATGTGCCACGCAGCGGGCAGGACGTCGCCAAGGGTCCCGTGACGTTCGGCGGCATCGCGTGGGCGCAGCACCGTGGCGTGCGGGCGGTGGAGGTCCGCATCGACGGGCCGACCACGCAGGGCGCCTGGCAGCCCGCCGACCTCGGCGCGTCGTACTCCAACGACACCTGGCGGCTGTGGAGCTTCAACTGGCAGGCCACCGAGTCCGGCCTGCACACCATCACCGTGCGCGCCACCGACAACACCGGCGCGGTGCAGACGCCCGACATCGCCGACCCGGTTCCCGACGGCGCCACCGGGTGGCACTCGGTGCAGTTCGCGGTGCGGTAA